AATTACGAATAGAATTCATAAACTGCTTTGAGCCTCCAGGGTATCTGTTGATTGCCAGGCTTGGAAGGGTGATCTCCCAGCCAGTTGAATTTAGCACAATCAAATACCCACaggtttcccttccctctctcacaCTCTGAAATAGCAAACTCAGTATGCAGTTAAAATTATCTTATCTTTATGGAGTAAACCGttgttaaaaatgtaaataattggtaagtaaaatttttaaatagcaaataaacccTTAGTAGATAACCTTGCAATACAAACAAAAGGGAGAGACCGAGGGCTTTGCCATTGTTCCAACAGTATCTCTAAGAGGCCCAAATTCAGTCACTCTGTTGGATTCTTTTAATAAGCCTAGCTGTGAgccagggaaaggaaaagactcCAGCTACTTTGCCCTGACTGCCagtgttactgctgctgctgctgctgtgtgtgtatatttctctctcttttttctccagagAGATTTAAAGATATTCTGCTTTGCAGGAAACCTCCACCCTTTAGTCCTGATCCATGATAGGAATCCTCACTTGTTCTTGGAAGAAATATAATTCCTAGGGCCATTAGTGCCTCTCACAAGGCAGCCAATGCAAGCGTTGCCAGGacacaaggaagagaaaaagttgCAGGTGAAAAATCACAAATCTCTATTATaaacagttaaaaaaattttttagcaaAGAAATCCCTTTAGTCAagtcaaaacaaaaatcagagacaGTATACACAAGAgtatatataccagacaataaaAATGTGAAGGAGCGTTCCCATTGGCAGTGACATAACTGCTCAACCAAGAGAGTCCCAGATTTTTACCCAAAGGGGAAATTCACTGACATCTCTAATGTAGGAGCTGAGGCAGAGATATGATGGAGACTTCCAGTTCCCTTCATGTCACCTTCTTCCCAGAGTTTTATTTTCCCCTTAGCAGCAACAAGAAGTGGGATTGATGTCAGCCATCTTCCCTCTTAAAGCTGGAGTCAAATATGCTTAAAGAATGTTCAGAGCCctaagaaaacttgaaaagattCAAAGAGCCTAGAGTTCTCCTCTCCCCTGCTCCCATTAACTCTAGCCCACCCCTCAGGGAGGCAAGGTACATCTGTTTCCACCAATGAACAGAGGTTAATCCTTGCTTAAAATAAAGTGGAACAAAACATATAACAGGAGAGATAACAGGAAAGGAGGATGCAGTATATCCTAGATCTTTTCCTAACCATTCCAATAAGGATTTAGGAAGAGTGTCTGACAGTTATGTTCTGAAAATctaaggagaaaacaaaatgagactttttttttccagcccaaggtaaagAATTCAGATCACTGGCAAGTAACCAGAGAAGGAGCTATGAAGCATGAGTAGAGCTGTAGCTCCCTTACTTTGAATAAGGCACCTCCAcctcctctccactccccaccAGCAAGGTCACAGAGTCAACCCTCCATTAAAGACTCTACAGCAGGATTTTGTATTCAAAATATGAGTTCAGGCCCTAGGTAGGCTGGCTACTCTATCTCCCTAACACTGGAGCTAGGACCAGGCCCAGAGGCTAATGATCAGGATAGgaatgtactggtaaatgtttaacaactgactttccAAAGGTAAGACACACTTTCAAAGTTTAACTTgccttattaatatttttccactaTTAAGTTTACACAGTAATGTGTAACCTTACCTCTTATCTACGAAGAAGACTTATAAACAGGGCCCAAATTAATAGTAATTCTGTACTTAGAATATTAGTTATAAAATGGGTCAAGCTTATGCCCCCAGTTAGAGGGCAAAACTCTAGAACAATAGGTTGGGCTTTGATCTTCCAGTCTTGTACTagaaaagatttcattttaatAGTTCTCATTGAACCCTAATTCTACAAAAGGATGCCCAGCATCATAAAGATAGAGTCAATCTGTCTTTGTGTTCATGAGGAATAATATTAAATCCAGCAAATATATTCTTAACATAAAAGTAAGGCTGGAGCATGTCCATTCCTTTCACTGGACTCGTTTCTCTCTGAGCTCCTGCTACTGGCACACAGGATAAAACACACATGGTCGTACTCACCTTTCACCTTGACCATTTAGATAGACATAATGTCTGATAGGAAGTCCAGGTGAGGCAGGCATCAGCTGTTGCCCATTGTGAGATGACCAACACTTCTTTATTCCTCTCTCCTTAATTTCCTCCAAACTCaaatctacatgtacaaaaatatttatagtagttctttttgtgaaggcagaaaattggaaatggaaagcatgcccattaattggggaatggctgaatatgttgtggtttatgattatgatggaatattattgtgctataagaaatgagggggatagtttcagaaaaacctgggaagacatatgaattgaagcaaagggaagtgagcagaactaggagaacattgtacattaTAACCATAATATTACATAATCATCAATTGTGAATaacagctattttcagcaatataatgatccaagacaattccaaaggacttatcaTGAGAAATatcatccatctccagagaaagaacagatatgtcctgaatgcagattgaaacatacttcttttttttttttttcttagcttgCATTTTATTCAAGTACAGTTAAGTATTTATCACaattttataacaaaaaaaaccttACACATAAAAGTAAAAGtggcataaaatataaaataaccaaTGAAGTGAATTAATTGTCAAAAGGttaggaccccccccccccaccagagGAAAGGGCTGTGCTTATGGTCCAAGTGCCAATTAACTGGCCTCCTCTAGTCCCACCTACCATAAGGAAGGGCTGGTAGGGAGCATTCAAGCAGCATTGGGGGATAAAAGTACCCAATTCCTCCCTCTGGTGTAAGgaatgggtcctttccccattaaCTACCTATTCCCTGCATGTCACCTATGTTGGGGCACACTGCCTTCAGCTGTACAACCACACCCTCACCAACATAAAAGAATTTGATGCTAGTTTCATATGTcaattttgatttgaattttgttTCTAATTAAATAAAAGGATACATTTATccaataattatatttaaaaacatttaataattgtGGTTACTGCTTCAAACTTTCTTGACCCTACAGACAGAAGACTTGTGGTTCAAATGTGGCATGGCCCACACTTTGGAAAACCATACTATTATTACCCCAAGTACACCATATGCTTCTAAAGGCCAGGGTCaattcctctttttcccttctgttattttcccctctcccagTCTAGCACAGTTTTTGGTACAGAGAAGGTATTCAATGAGGACTTGTTTAACTGAAATGCTGGTTATGCTACTGCTTGCTTGGCAAAAAACCTCAGATGATATGGTGGTGGTCTGATGATATGGCATGGTGGTCTAATTTATTTTACTAATATACTTTTTCAAATTATCACAAATTCTCAATTAgtggaattgaaatgaattattttgcataaattatataattatttcttAAGATCTCAATTATGGTGTTTCAAGTACTTGTTTCCACAACTTTAAGCTAGGAAGACCAGAGACTAGAACCAGAAACACACATCTGGGAATTTATGGCATTTTATGTTCTACTTTTCAAACAATGAACTACTTTAACcccataaaaatttaaattatagaACTTACTATGTAAGCAATTTAAACTTAACTGATAAATTAACAGGCAGTCctgaatatcatctcttcattAACAAATCTGTAATAACAAATGTGCTAATGTAGAAATACTTCCAAAATTTAATTAATCATTTTTGGACTGACATTCTCCAAATCAGATGATTTGTCAGTTAAAGAAAGGAACACAAAGAAATTAAACATGTTGAATGTAAATATACTACATTCAGAAGAAGAGACCATTTTGTCAAGAATTGGACCACTAAAAATCCACACAACGTCCTTTTCGTTCCCAATCTCCATATCGGGTAGGTTCAGGGCCTTTGGGGCCACCCTTTTCCTTTGTAAGAGGATTGATATCACCTGGATATGTTTCTAGTGGCTCTTGCTCTAAACTGGAATCTTCTGGAGCATCAAATCGTCCTTGTGGCAACTTGGGCTTCTTAAGTGTTTGCTTGCTTGGTTCCGACTGTCCTTTACTAGAATGTGCTCTCTTCAAAGAACTACTCAGAAAGAACCTTGTCATCACCGGGGCCCACGAGGCGCCAGAATAGGGGCCCAGAATGAACATCCGGGCGAGCACAGCGCCATCCGCGGCCATGGCGAGATCGCCAAGGCCACCGCTCGACCTCCAGCTGGTCACTTTTTGGGCCTGGCGGCCGCTCTCCCTCCGCCCAAGAGCTGAAACATACTTCTtaaactttcattatttttcttgtttttgtttattctgtgttttcttctgcaacatagctaatatggaaatgttttgcatgactatacatgtataatctatgtaaaattgtttgccttctcaagaaggtaggaggagaaagagggaggtagagaatttggaactctgatttttaaaaaatgaatgctaaaaatgatttttcatgtaattgagaaaaaaataaaagaaagaaaaagaatctccaaactcagatatatatgtacaaaaatatttatagtagctcttttttgtggtagcaaagaattggaaattgagaagatgcccatcaattggggaatggctaagcatgTAGTGGTTTATGATTGTTAATACTGTGCTGTAAGTAATGGTGaaaaggatagtttcagaaaaacctgagaagacatatgaattgagcagaactagaacattgtACAGCATAATAGCAATGGTGTAAGGATGATCAGGCAAGCCTGAAGTTGTGTTGCTTCGAATCAAACTGGGGTCTAAAGCCTGCATAACTTAGTCCATAAGGTCAATGATCAGCTCATGCTCTAAATCAGCCTACGGAAGGCCTGCTGAAACTTTGCAGCTATGTGATCTAGGCTACTGTTGCTATCATTATTACTGAAGAACACTTCAGTCAATACCCAGGGAAGTCAGAAGCAGGAGCCCAAATGATAGATTAAAACCATATTAAGCCTTGGCATTCCAGAGAATGTCACACAGAGCTTAGTCATAGTAAGGCTGATAGAATGAATAAACAGACAAACAGAAAAGAATTCCACCATGATGAGCTATTATATTTCCAGGGAGGGATAGGTAAgacacaaagcaaaaagaaaaaaataactccgAAAAAAGCAAACCTTCAAAGAAAGATACAACTTGTCTACAAGGTTAACTAAAATTCCTAGAAAAAAGGGGGTGGTACTGATGAGGGTTGGAAAGGGCGGGGGAGACACCCCCTCCTAAAGATTggagtaccaggggcaggtcgcTTGGAATGAGTTTGTGGGtacaagcattgttgaggtcaagatGGTAAAAATTTAtcatgcttttcagcaggcaagagttcttagggaacctgtgaTTTGAAGGcagtacaggtaaagtttatatagcattttctATAGTATAACGTGCCAAGTGTgatgattcagggtgggatttgGGAGTGGttagtttttaaaagaacatgcacttttagtatctacgcAGATATTTTATCCAGAGTTCATAGGGTAGCCCAAAGTGGGggagctacatggaggtgtggttttaggcctgaaacatcactaagtcaactaacagtcaggaCTAAttaaggaataccaggctgctctcatcaatgtcttgttagacaagataaatgtaagggagtatacttATATCTAAGTCTAGGATGCATAGGGTTGGTCTgtaagtagtaaatgtcattatgacacAGTACACAACCTGTTCAGCCTGTACCCAGATgattcaaactaataaattctataggtacagTTGGttactgtagcaggaagggagataatggttttTGCTGCGGCAGGCTgttcttgggctggggagaaactgcctgggacagtgttttgaggctagggagaaatgtgatttttagagagaaatgtgattttagaattggagatTAAGCACCCTATCAGTACATGCTTTTGCTGTTTGCTTTAACATCAATAAATAATCATTGtccaaatggaactcattatctcttcccTAAATCTCCTCCAATCTTcctgagttttgtttttcatttgtttgttatGGTAGTTTcctaccatctttccagtcatggTGGTTGGCAATCTTGAAGATATCCTCCATTTTTGCACTTTTTCTTATCCCTATATATGCTGTTACTAAGTCTTTTCCAGTTATTTcataacatttttcatatttattcccTTATCTCTCCTCATGTGGCTACCACACTAGGTTATATCCTTATCACATTTTGCTTAGACTATCACAGCAGCCTCCTAATTGTCCTGTTTTCAGTGTCTCTTCTTTATAATTCTTCCACTATAACCTGCCAAAAGAAGTGTGCAAAAGCATAGGTCTATGTCACTTCTATGTTAAAGGGCCCACAATTGTCTAAgtgaataaatgcttgctctcTTAGTCACATGGAATGGCATGATGGCCCAGGAAAACACTAGTTTGGACTGCAAgataatttgtaaaatattatggAGCAGCATGAAAGAAAATTGTGAATAGTATAATTCACAAAAATGGCAAAAAGTAGTAGAAATGAGCcttgatcatagatttagaactgaaagagaaattagagtcCATTTTGTCCAACCCCTTCAATTTAAATGTAAAGAACTGAGCCCagagggattaaatgatttgctcagtgtTCACACTGGTAGTAAATGAAAGAGCCAATCTTCAGACTCGGGTCCTCTGATTATAGGTCCAGAGCCATTTCAAGCATACCATGTGATATCCCCATAAAAAGCTTGGCTTGAGCCTCAGCTAAACTTGATCATAACAAGAGCATCTACATATGGATCCAGAAGGAAGACAGCAAATAAATGCAACATGAAATATATTTGCTAACATTTCTTCAGCCATCTGTTCCTATCCTTGATTACAGTGGAACTATGAAATTCACTCACTGATAAGGAAGTGGAAATGGCCTTTAAAAAGAGCAACTGGTCTTGCCAGAGCAGAAACCCATTTTAGAGGCATCATATTTTTGAAGAGACTTAggaatctgttttatttttctttttaaaattttattgatagcttttgttaTTATATCACCTTATTTCCCCAAGTATTCCTCTACCTTCTTTTTGTTATAAataacaaagaattcaaaagaaaaaagatagtccagtaaaactaaccaatactttaaaaaaagtctgaCAGTATATTCAGTGTTCTATATTCGTAGTCACCTGCCCTATAAAGAACAGAGATAGATCTGTTCCCATATCTCTCCTTTGAGGGAAAGCTTGGTCATTTTGTAATTATATAATATGGTTTTTGTTATTTcatatattgtttttcttattgtttctttctttgtttatatGTCCTCCTAGAcctctctgtattcttcatattcatattttcttgtagcacagtaataTCATGGGCTAcgatttattcagtcatttactTATTGAAGGATTCctactcatttcacttctttCAGCTACAAAAAATGCtgacataaatattttggtgtatccTGGACATCTCTAGTTTTGActttgatgatgatggtggttaTACACTTATCAGTGTAACAGGTGGATCATAGAATGTGAATATTTTAATCACTTCCTTcacagaatagttggatcagtttagAACTTTATCCCAGAAGTGTTTGTATTCCTATCTTTCTGTAGTCACTCCAGTTGACTATTcctatcttttatcatctttgccaatctgtgAATGTTACCCTTGGTTCTGAGTACCAGTTGCATGGGATTATCCTCATTGGTAGATGCTAATTCCTTGGTGCTCTGCACCTGCATGAAAGGCAGAATTGGGGTGAgcaagaaagaagagagattgTGATCTTCTGACTTCTACTTTGAGAGAGAAGAACCTTTTTTTCAggttcttgaaggaagaaagactCTGAGAAGAAGCTATCATATAGAGGAATTGGCACTTTGATCATATCTCTATTACCGTTTGAGAAAGTTAGATAATTCAGTGGATAggaacactgggcctgaagtcaggtaagatctgagttcaaatccagcctcagacatttcctagctgtgtgatcctagggaagtcacttaacctctgtttgcctcaacccactaaagaaaatagcaaaccactccagcatctttgccaagaaaacctgatgGACAGTATAGCCCTCAGGATCGCAATgagttagacacaattgaacagTAACAATattagagactttggggaatttccttGGGTGAGATTTGATATGATTTCTTTTGGTTAAACTGAGTTATTTTTCTCCCAATGGGAGCATATTGTCTGACATACATTCTTTTAGGTATACTCTCTCTGTTTTCTGTTTGCTGTCTCTATGGACAAAGGGTTTATTTGCTATTCCCTATGTATTTTCATTGTAGAACTGTAGAATCAGGCAATGGATGCCTCCTTTCCCATTAAGGTAGGCCTGCACGACATACATGGCCCACGGGAGGCTTGCCAAAGAATTTCATGCTTCTGCACCCTCTCTCCTATTTGTCACGTGACTCACAGCAACCAACCATCGTCAGTCTCTCTCTTTACTGGAAAAGTGAGCCCCTAATAACCTGAGTTTAGcccattttaattttggccctccctactgccaagttgtacaGGACTTCATTAAGGAATAGTGATCAGGAGCACAgtttgaacctaaaaattatttccccagaCTAATCACATTTAAAGAAGCAGATAGATATAACTCTAGATCAATTTtctaagtagaaaaaaatggtcaGCCTCTAAACCCAAATTTCTGTTTCCCTTAGTGGCAGGAATCAAAGTTTCCCTTGgaaaagtgggaagggaggaaactcCAGATATTTATTCTTATTTCCCTGTGAACCACATCTAGAAAGAGCCATATagacatacataacctatatggGCAAAATAatacacaccaccaccaccacttttttgttgttgttgttgttttggaggCATtcggggttaagagacttgtctagggttatatcattagtaggtgtctgaggctggatttgatctcaggtcctcctgactccagggccagttgtTCTATTTATTGTTCTCTCTTACATTAGGCataaagcaaaacctcaaagttattttgattttcatttttattaacgacttaaaaagaattattcatatgattataaacaccataattcttttgaaaacttattTCCACATATCTTTTGATTATTGATATAATAAGGAATGATTTTCAGTCATATATTTTAATTCATGTACATCTTGGTTATCAGATCCTTATTagaaatgtttaaataaaaaatttctgCTTATAAAACAACTTTTCTTATCCTAGTTGCATTCATTTTGTTAGTGCAAtggcttttaaatttcatgttaaTTAAAACAATCTATCTTATCTTTTTGGATGGCCTCCGTCCCTTGCTCTGTTGAGAATTCTCTCATTAGCTTTTTCCAGCAGCACCCAGG
The DNA window shown above is from Notamacropus eugenii isolate mMacEug1 chromosome 2, mMacEug1.pri_v2, whole genome shotgun sequence and carries:
- the SDHAF4 gene encoding succinate dehydrogenase assembly factor 4, mitochondrial, whose product is MAADGAVLARMFILGPYSGASWAPVMTRFFLSSSLKRAHSSKGQSEPSKQTLKKPKLPQGRFDAPEDSSLEQEPLETYPGDINPLTKEKGGPKGPEPTRYGDWERKGRCVDF